In uncultured Bacteroides sp., the following proteins share a genomic window:
- a CDS encoding AraC family transcriptional regulator, whose translation MNYQNEFYKSSEEPFFRTCYNTVTQRELYECHYKIIKIIEGSIVISGAGKVINGQENSYLFVNKGEFSKIKMTPAKNGRFELLGMNFTDKFLKTYSQNNFTPNCTHKNPDIYYKIKENILLKGLFASLQIYAENPICLDKKLTNLKLEECIRILFLTEKELTSYLFSHKIDSRKELPEFMNANYMFNAPLERFAEFSGRSLSTFRRDFIKTFGMTPNKWLMDKRLEAAYRKIADEKQKPSDIYWEVGFETLAHFSRKFKEQYHITPSQLKQQKES comes from the coding sequence ATGAATTATCAAAATGAATTTTATAAATCATCAGAAGAGCCTTTTTTCAGAACTTGCTACAACACTGTTACTCAAAGAGAATTGTACGAATGTCATTATAAAATTATCAAAATCATAGAGGGTAGCATCGTCATATCAGGTGCCGGAAAGGTAATTAATGGACAGGAAAATAGTTATTTGTTCGTCAACAAGGGTGAATTTTCTAAAATTAAAATGACCCCCGCCAAAAACGGAAGGTTTGAACTGCTAGGTATGAACTTCACAGACAAATTTTTAAAAACATATTCTCAAAACAACTTCACTCCAAACTGCACACACAAAAATCCAGACATTTATTACAAAATAAAAGAGAATATATTATTAAAAGGCTTATTTGCTTCTTTGCAGATTTATGCAGAGAATCCTATCTGTTTAGATAAAAAGTTAACCAACTTGAAACTCGAAGAGTGTATTCGTATACTCTTCTTAACAGAAAAAGAATTAACCTCTTACCTATTTAGCCACAAAATAGACTCTAGAAAAGAACTTCCTGAGTTTATGAATGCCAACTACATGTTTAATGCTCCTTTAGAACGTTTTGCCGAATTTTCGGGACGCAGCCTCTCTACTTTCCGACGAGATTTTATTAAAACATTTGGTATGACACCCAATAAGTGGCTCATGGACAAACGCCTTGAAGCTGCTTATCGAAAAATTGCTGATGAGAAACAGAAACCATCTGACATCTATTGGGAAGTAGGTTTTGAAACTCTTGCTCATTTTTCCCGAAAATTCAAAGAACAGTACCATATTACTCCTTCTCAGCTAAAGCAACAGAAAGAATCATAA
- a CDS encoding histidine kinase has protein sequence MKKSLKLGLHVLFWIAIPSLILYFNWAEQDATHFPGFSKPELESFLEIIKNNTDLTIISLISSIPIFYLSLYVLTPKLLFKWNFLKLSIFVSSFIAYYYIAFYSIILLFPMICFLGAPLVLKVLASIVCLSGLGGTMFAFIEKSKKDRLDKEILSKKNIQLELDLLKSTISPHFLFNTLNNIDILIGKEPNKASEYLKKLSGILRFLFSNNKDEMIPLNKELEFIDQYISLQKLRTTNSDFVSLKISGEIEKWEIPPMLFLPFLENAFKYSTNKLKNNAIEIKIDAQDTDLHFLCKNNISTNKSEIETHGVGIKIMKQRLDLIYKSNYKLNISNENNFFTINLTISR, from the coding sequence ATGAAAAAATCTCTTAAACTCGGATTACATGTTTTATTTTGGATTGCCATACCATCTTTAATACTCTATTTTAACTGGGCTGAACAAGATGCGACCCATTTCCCAGGATTTAGTAAACCTGAATTAGAAAGCTTTTTGGAAATAATTAAGAACAACACTGACCTAACTATTATTTCTCTAATTAGCTCAATACCAATATTTTATTTATCATTATACGTATTGACCCCAAAACTTCTATTTAAATGGAATTTTTTAAAGTTAAGTATATTTGTTAGTTCCTTTATTGCTTATTATTATATTGCTTTTTACTCTATCATTCTTCTATTTCCTATGATATGTTTCCTTGGAGCCCCACTTGTTCTCAAAGTTCTTGCCTCAATTGTTTGTCTCTCAGGATTAGGAGGTACCATGTTTGCATTTATCGAAAAAAGCAAAAAGGATAGATTAGATAAAGAGATACTCTCCAAAAAGAATATACAACTAGAACTGGACTTGTTAAAATCGACCATTAGTCCACACTTCTTATTTAACACGCTCAATAATATTGATATATTAATTGGGAAAGAGCCCAATAAGGCATCAGAATACCTTAAAAAACTATCAGGAATACTACGGTTTCTATTTTCAAACAACAAAGATGAAATGATTCCGTTAAACAAAGAGCTTGAATTCATTGATCAGTATATCTCTTTGCAAAAATTGAGAACTACAAATTCTGATTTTGTAAGTCTTAAAATATCAGGAGAAATAGAAAAATGGGAAATTCCTCCAATGTTATTTTTACCTTTTCTTGAAAACGCCTTTAAGTATTCTACTAACAAACTGAAAAATAATGCAATTGAAATAAAAATAGATGCACAAGATACAGATTTACATTTTCTTTGTAAAAATAATATTTCTACTAACAAAAGCGAAATAGAAACTCATGGAGTTGGCATTAAGATTATGAAACAACGCCTAGATTTGATATACAAAAGCAATTATAAACTTAATATAAGTAATGAAAATAACTTCTTTACAATAAATCTAACTATTTCAAGATGA
- a CDS encoding DUF6653 family protein, whose translation MTAERNIAKIFNLTDENWLKHANPWSVWTRYSILPCIVSSLWARLWIDWWCLIPLAISLLWTFYNPILFPKPKSTKNWASRAVFGEKIFMNRDKITLPEIHKSPIYKILNLLSGLGVLIAFISVYSYSFTGVLAGTALAYLGKSWYLDRMVWLYNDLKQNNEEYQNWEYE comes from the coding sequence ATGACTGCAGAAAGAAATATTGCAAAAATCTTCAATCTAACCGATGAAAATTGGCTGAAACACGCCAATCCATGGAGTGTATGGACAAGATATTCCATACTTCCCTGCATTGTATCTTCCCTTTGGGCACGATTATGGATAGACTGGTGGTGTCTCATTCCTTTAGCAATATCCTTGCTATGGACCTTTTACAACCCTATTCTTTTCCCTAAACCGAAGTCAACTAAAAACTGGGCTTCAAGAGCTGTATTTGGAGAAAAGATTTTTATGAATAGAGATAAAATAACGCTTCCCGAAATACATAAAAGTCCGATTTATAAAATTCTAAACCTTCTATCAGGGTTAGGAGTTCTGATCGCTTTCATCTCCGTATACTCCTATTCATTCACGGGAGTTTTAGCAGGAACAGCTCTCGCTTACTTAGGTAAAAGTTGGTATTTGGACAGGATGGTATGGCTCTATAACGATTTAAAACAAAACAATGAAGAATATCAGAACTGGGAATATGAATAA
- the pflA gene encoding pyruvate formate-lyase-activating protein: MIKVHSYESMGTFDGPGLRLVVFLQGCNFRCLYCANPDTIAINGGTPTKPEEIVRMAISQKAFFGKKGGITFSGGEPTVQAKALIPLFRQLKEEGIHICLDSNGSIWNKDVEELLSLTDLVLLDVKQHNPERHQSLTGHSNEQTLKTATWLEEQGKPFWLRYVLVPGYSDFEEDIISLGEHLGKYKMIQRVEILPYHKLGVHKYEVMKQEYLLTNVKENTPEQIEHASDLFKQYFETVYVN, encoded by the coding sequence ATGATAAAAGTTCATTCATATGAATCAATGGGAACATTCGACGGGCCGGGTCTCCGGCTCGTCGTTTTCCTTCAAGGCTGTAACTTCCGCTGCCTATATTGTGCCAATCCGGACACTATAGCAATCAATGGCGGAACACCAACCAAGCCGGAAGAAATAGTAAGAATGGCAATCAGCCAGAAAGCTTTCTTCGGGAAAAAGGGAGGTATTACATTTTCTGGAGGAGAACCCACTGTACAAGCAAAAGCATTAATTCCTCTTTTCCGCCAGCTGAAAGAAGAAGGAATCCATATCTGCCTGGATAGTAACGGCAGCATTTGGAATAAGGATGTAGAGGAACTACTTAGTCTAACTGATTTAGTGCTGCTCGATGTAAAACAACATAATCCTGAACGCCATCAATCGCTAACAGGACACAGCAACGAACAAACATTAAAAACTGCTACCTGGCTAGAAGAACAAGGAAAGCCTTTCTGGCTACGTTACGTATTGGTACCGGGATACAGCGACTTCGAAGAAGATATCATTAGTCTAGGTGAGCATTTAGGCAAGTACAAAATGATTCAGAGAGTAGAGATATTGCCCTATCACAAATTAGGAGTACATAAATATGAAGTTATGAAGCAAGAGTATTTACTGACAAACGTGAAAGAAAATACTCCTGAGCAAATAGAACATGCTTCCGATTTGTTCAAGCAATATTTCGAAACTGTATATGTCAATTAA
- a CDS encoding LytTR family DNA-binding domain-containing protein has protein sequence MTINCIIIEDEPLAKERLEEYVNKVSYLELKESFSSGLDALKFLKDNIIELIFLDVQMDELSGIQFLESLSKHPKIILTTAFEEYAIKGFELNVSDYLLKPYTFERFLHAVDRVYNELSKEIDSKDSIFVKTEYRLERVCFKNILFIEGMRDYRRIHMTDKKIMTLQTFTEFESQLPKQFCRVHKSYIVSIDKIESIERDRIKIGEELIPISDTYKKEFYDRIKQ, from the coding sequence ATGACTATAAATTGCATTATTATCGAAGATGAGCCATTGGCAAAAGAAAGACTGGAAGAATACGTAAATAAAGTATCATATCTTGAATTGAAAGAGAGTTTTTCAAGTGGTTTAGATGCTTTAAAGTTTCTGAAGGACAACATAATTGAATTGATCTTTTTAGATGTACAAATGGATGAATTATCAGGCATTCAATTTTTAGAATCTCTGAGCAAACACCCAAAAATAATTTTGACAACGGCATTTGAGGAGTATGCAATAAAAGGATTTGAATTAAATGTAAGCGACTATTTATTAAAGCCTTATACTTTTGAAAGGTTTCTGCATGCTGTAGATAGAGTGTATAATGAATTGTCGAAAGAGATAGATTCAAAGGATAGCATTTTTGTAAAAACGGAATATAGATTGGAGCGCGTTTGTTTCAAGAATATCTTGTTTATTGAAGGTATGCGCGATTATCGCAGGATCCATATGACGGACAAGAAAATAATGACACTTCAAACTTTCACTGAGTTTGAAAGCCAACTTCCGAAACAGTTTTGCAGAGTTCACAAGTCATATATTGTTTCAATTGATAAAATAGAATCGATTGAAAGAGATAGAATAAAAATTGGAGAAGAATTAATACCAATATCAGATACTTATAAAAAGGAATTTTATGATAGGATTAAACAATAA
- a CDS encoding DUF4221 family protein, producing the protein MRILLLSLIICFLVSCKKEKASSSYNYNLETTKKIKSFTLDSDVRYNAFYLYIFSDDKGKEYLSFLNYRTNQILFYDLKTSEFLFKLNLYAEGPNGINQPTGFYIKDFDNIYISSYAYSGLIKVDTTCRITQKIPYETTDEGYKVLPSYTPSSHPYLPLIFIDKKVYITQNAVERFNPIDKTPISVVIDTIQKTCKGLPLTYNVLTKEEIAANDIRFSRIFNGKEFIYSFYTDEDIVIASIDHSDIRNIKVKSQYITSSTEKQVDSEQGPKLNLELARYGDLVYDPYREVYYRFAYPKIILDDDIRWWGKAVYGRKKFSVIILNKDFQIIGETLFPEAIYNSYVFFVNKDGLYISRDYQKLYGQSEDYMTFELFKLIEKKQ; encoded by the coding sequence ATGAGGATTTTACTACTATCTTTAATAATTTGTTTTCTTGTCTCATGTAAAAAAGAGAAAGCATCAAGCTCATACAATTATAACTTGGAGACAACAAAAAAAATAAAAAGTTTTACTTTGGATTCGGATGTAAGATATAATGCTTTTTATCTATACATATTTAGCGATGACAAAGGGAAAGAATATCTTTCGTTTCTTAATTATCGTACCAATCAGATTCTTTTTTATGATTTAAAAACCAGTGAATTCCTTTTTAAACTAAATCTATATGCAGAAGGACCTAATGGAATAAATCAACCTACAGGCTTTTATATTAAGGATTTTGATAATATATATATATCTTCTTATGCCTATTCAGGATTGATAAAGGTTGATACAACATGTCGTATTACTCAAAAAATACCTTATGAGACAACGGATGAAGGATATAAAGTTCTTCCGTCCTATACTCCTTCTTCACATCCATATCTTCCACTTATTTTTATTGATAAAAAAGTATATATAACTCAAAATGCGGTAGAACGTTTTAATCCTATAGATAAAACTCCCATCAGTGTGGTAATAGATACAATTCAAAAGACCTGTAAAGGGCTTCCATTGACATACAATGTTTTGACAAAAGAAGAGATAGCTGCAAACGATATTCGATTTAGCCGCATATTTAACGGGAAAGAATTTATCTATTCTTTTTATACAGATGAAGATATTGTTATTGCGTCAATTGATCATTCTGATATAAGAAATATTAAAGTAAAGAGCCAATATATCACTTCATCAACAGAAAAACAAGTTGATTCAGAGCAAGGACCTAAACTCAATCTTGAATTAGCACGCTACGGTGATTTAGTCTATGATCCATATAGGGAGGTTTACTATCGGTTTGCATATCCTAAAATCATTTTAGATGATGATATCCGTTGGTGGGGAAAGGCGGTTTATGGAAGGAAAAAGTTTTCTGTTATTATATTGAATAAAGATTTTCAGATTATAGGGGAAACATTGTTCCCAGAAGCAATATATAATTCATATGTCTTTTTTGTAAACAAAGATGGACTATATATAAGCCGTGATTATCAAAAGCTCTATGGACAATCTGAGGATTATATGACTTTTGAACTATTTAAACTGATAGAAAAAAAACAGTAA
- a CDS encoding cytidylate kinase family protein: MSKKELFRRYLLFIFGLFVNAIGICLIIKSDLGSSPISSLPYTLSLKYPMTLGTLTFILNLFLIAGQMYVLKKNFQKKQWLQLPISFLFALFVDTSMFLLAWVSPELYLWKLVSLTVGCIILGFGVSLEVVANVVMLSGEAFVHAISITYKKEFGVIKIFFDTSLMLLAIIASLFIFNSIVGVREGTIVAALFVGVVARFFNSRLGFLNKILTDEKLEVAPVISEKSPEGKHLIITIAREFGSGGHEIGQKVAEALDIAFYDKELIDIVVSENKNLTRNFVEKHEQNIPNSLLYELLMQDFTSPIEQSLSLDDTLFVAQSKVIRQLASQQSLVVVGRCADYVLQDYENSFNIFVHADSESKLKRVVEEYGELATEAEYKLKKTDKARANHYKAYTGRSWNDAKNYDLCIDTSAGIAQAVDIIVFAVKKYLR; the protein is encoded by the coding sequence ATGAGTAAGAAAGAATTATTTAGGAGGTATCTACTTTTTATTTTCGGTCTTTTTGTGAATGCGATAGGCATTTGTCTTATCATAAAATCAGATCTTGGTTCCTCTCCTATATCAAGTTTACCTTATACTTTGAGCTTAAAATATCCTATGACTCTAGGAACGCTCACTTTCATCCTGAATCTTTTCCTGATTGCGGGACAGATGTACGTCTTGAAGAAAAACTTTCAGAAAAAACAGTGGCTTCAGTTGCCCATTTCTTTTCTTTTTGCTCTTTTTGTGGATACTTCCATGTTCCTGTTAGCCTGGGTTTCTCCGGAACTCTATTTGTGGAAGCTTGTCTCTTTGACAGTAGGATGTATTATCCTTGGCTTTGGAGTTAGTCTGGAAGTTGTTGCGAATGTAGTGATGCTTTCCGGCGAAGCTTTTGTTCATGCCATATCGATCACGTACAAAAAGGAGTTTGGAGTGATTAAAATTTTCTTTGATACTTCTCTGATGCTGTTAGCTATTATTGCGTCATTGTTTATTTTTAATTCCATAGTTGGCGTGCGTGAGGGAACCATTGTTGCTGCATTGTTTGTGGGCGTGGTAGCTCGTTTTTTTAATAGTCGTTTGGGCTTTTTGAATAAAATATTAACCGATGAAAAGCTTGAGGTAGCACCAGTCATCTCTGAGAAAAGCCCCGAAGGGAAACATCTTATTATCACTATTGCGCGTGAATTTGGAAGTGGTGGTCATGAGATTGGTCAAAAGGTAGCGGAAGCCTTAGATATTGCTTTTTATGATAAGGAACTTATTGATATTGTTGTAAGCGAGAATAAAAACCTTACACGGAATTTTGTAGAAAAGCATGAACAGAATATACCGAATAGTCTCTTGTATGAATTGTTGATGCAGGATTTTACCTCTCCGATAGAACAAAGTCTCTCGCTGGATGATACGCTGTTTGTTGCACAGAGTAAAGTCATACGTCAGTTAGCCAGTCAACAATCACTTGTCGTGGTAGGACGTTGTGCCGATTACGTATTACAAGACTATGAAAACAGTTTCAATATCTTTGTTCATGCTGATTCTGAGAGTAAATTGAAAAGGGTTGTTGAAGAGTATGGTGAACTTGCTACTGAAGCAGAATATAAACTGAAGAAGACGGATAAAGCAAGAGCGAACCATTATAAAGCTTATACGGGACGTAGTTGGAATGATGCTAAGAATTATGATTTGTGTATTGATACCAGTGCAGGTATCGCACAAGCAGTTGACATAATTGTATTTGCAGTGAAAAAGTATCTTAGGTAG
- a CDS encoding 3-phosphoshikimate 1-carboxyvinyltransferase: protein MRYKISAPSQIKVSIQLPASKSISNRALIIHALSKGDTLPSNLSDCDDTQVMIKALTEDNDTIDIMAAGTAMRFLTAYLSVTHGSHIITGTERMQQRPILLLVNALRELGAEIEYVNNEGYPPLRITGREFVGNTISLEGSVSSQYISALLMIGPVLKNGLTINLTGNIISRPYINLTLQLMRDFGGSADWCAENSILVKPQPYEDRSFIVESDWSGASYWYQIAALANEAEIELKGLFRNSYQGDSRGAEVFAKLGVTTDFTDAGVRLRKTKIKPEQLEENFIDIPDLAQTFVVTCALLNIPFRFTGLQSLKIKETDRIAALIAEMKKLGYILRDENDSVLVWDGDRCQPEETPIIKTYEDHRMAMAFAPACIFFPQMRIDQPAVVTKSYPAYWNDLKTAGFLIEEE from the coding sequence ATGCGCTACAAAATATCGGCTCCCTCTCAGATTAAAGTTTCCATACAATTACCGGCATCAAAGAGTATAAGTAATCGAGCATTGATTATTCATGCATTGAGCAAGGGAGACACCTTACCTAGTAACTTGTCGGATTGTGACGATACGCAAGTAATGATTAAAGCACTGACTGAGGATAATGACACTATTGATATTATGGCTGCGGGAACAGCGATGCGCTTTTTAACGGCCTACCTAAGTGTAACACACGGAAGTCATATCATCACGGGTACCGAACGTATGCAGCAGCGTCCTATTCTTTTATTAGTCAATGCACTAAGAGAACTAGGGGCTGAAATAGAATATGTAAATAACGAAGGATATCCTCCGTTACGCATCACAGGGCGGGAATTTGTAGGTAATACGATTTCATTAGAGGGAAGTGTAAGTTCTCAATATATCTCTGCTCTATTGATGATTGGTCCTGTTCTAAAAAATGGTTTAACGATTAACTTAACTGGAAATATCATTTCACGCCCTTATATTAATCTTACCCTACAACTAATGCGGGATTTCGGTGGATCTGCCGACTGGTGCGCAGAAAATAGTATTTTAGTAAAGCCTCAGCCTTATGAAGATCGAAGCTTTATTGTAGAAAGTGACTGGAGCGGTGCTTCTTATTGGTATCAGATAGCTGCCCTCGCTAATGAAGCTGAGATTGAGTTAAAAGGATTGTTCCGCAACAGTTATCAAGGCGATAGTCGCGGAGCGGAAGTCTTTGCTAAACTAGGGGTGACAACTGATTTTACAGATGCAGGAGTGAGGCTTCGGAAAACAAAAATAAAACCTGAACAACTGGAAGAAAATTTTATAGACATCCCCGACTTAGCACAAACATTTGTCGTTACCTGTGCACTACTTAATATCCCCTTCCGCTTCACAGGTTTACAAAGTTTAAAAATAAAAGAGACTGACCGTATCGCCGCACTCATTGCTGAAATGAAAAAACTGGGATATATATTAAGAGATGAGAATGATTCCGTTTTAGTGTGGGATGGCGACCGTTGCCAGCCTGAAGAGACACCTATTATCAAAACTTATGAAGATCACCGTATGGCTATGGCTTTTGCACCAGCTTGTATTTTCTTTCCGCAAATGCGTATTGACCAACCGGCAGTCGTAACAAAGTCTTATCCGGCTTATTGGAATGATTTGAAGACAGCAGGCTTCTTAATAGAAGAGGAATAA
- the pflB gene encoding formate C-acetyltransferase — translation MEPIELFKDGAWSKEINVKDFVSKNITPYDGDASFLQGPTERTKRVWDVCLKAIEEERANNGLRSLDNKTVSTISSHKAGYIDKENELIVGLQTDELLKRAIKPFGGINVVARACHENGVEVDEKVKDIFTHYRKTHNDGVFDVYTEEIRSFRSLGFLTGLPDNYARGRVIGDYRRLALYGIDKLIAAKQEDLHNLLGPMTEERIRLREEVAEQIKALKEMKVMGEYYGLDLSRPAHTAQEAIQWVYMAYLAAVKEQDGAAMSLGNVSSFLDIYLEYELSKGIIDESFAQELIDQFVIKLRMVRHLRMKSYNDIFAGDPTWVTEALGGRLNDGRHKVTKTSFRFLQTLYNLGPSPEPNLTVLWSPALPEGFKAFCAQVSIDTSSIQYENDDLMRSVRHSDDYGIACCVSFQDIGRQIQFFGARANLAKALLLAINGGRCENTGTVMVKGIPVLTNDTLNYDEVMANYKVVLKEVARVYNDAMNIIHYMHDKYYYEKAQMALVDTNPRINLAYGAAGLSIAADSLSAIKFAKVTAHRNDIGLTTSFDIDGEFPCYGNDDDRVDELAVGLTHLFSEELNKLPIYKNARPTLSILTITSNVMYGTKTGATPDGRLKGVPFAPGANPMHGRDSKGAIASLTSVAKIKYEDAQDGVSNTFSIVPKSLGATTEDRVDNLVGMMDGYFSKGAHHLNVNALNREMLEDAMEHPENYPQLTIRVSGYAVHFVSLSREHQLEVISRSFHNRM, via the coding sequence ATGGAACCAATAGAACTCTTTAAAGACGGAGCTTGGAGCAAGGAAATCAATGTGAAAGATTTCGTTAGTAAAAACATTACACCCTACGACGGTGATGCTTCTTTCCTACAAGGACCCACCGAAAGAACCAAACGCGTATGGGATGTTTGCCTCAAAGCTATCGAAGAAGAAAGAGCTAACAACGGACTTCGCTCTCTTGATAACAAAACCGTATCTACCATCTCTTCTCACAAAGCAGGTTACATTGACAAAGAAAATGAATTGATCGTTGGTTTGCAAACTGACGAACTATTGAAACGTGCCATCAAACCTTTCGGAGGCATCAATGTAGTAGCTCGTGCTTGCCATGAAAACGGCGTAGAAGTAGATGAAAAAGTAAAGGACATCTTTACTCACTACCGCAAAACACATAACGATGGTGTATTTGATGTATATACAGAAGAAATTCGTTCATTCCGCTCATTAGGTTTCCTAACCGGACTTCCTGATAATTATGCTCGTGGACGCGTTATTGGTGACTACCGCCGCTTAGCTCTTTATGGTATCGACAAATTGATTGCCGCAAAACAAGAAGATTTGCACAATCTACTAGGCCCGATGACAGAAGAACGCATCCGTTTGCGTGAAGAGGTTGCCGAACAAATCAAGGCACTGAAAGAAATGAAGGTAATGGGAGAATATTACGGATTAGACCTAAGTCGCCCTGCCCATACTGCTCAAGAAGCTATCCAATGGGTATATATGGCTTACTTAGCTGCCGTTAAAGAACAAGATGGCGCTGCCATGTCTTTAGGTAATGTCTCTTCTTTCTTAGATATTTACTTGGAATATGAATTAAGCAAAGGAATCATTGATGAATCATTTGCTCAGGAACTAATCGACCAATTCGTAATCAAATTACGTATGGTTCGCCACCTGCGCATGAAATCATATAATGACATCTTCGCTGGAGACCCAACTTGGGTTACTGAAGCTTTAGGTGGCCGCCTGAATGACGGACGTCACAAAGTAACTAAAACTTCTTTCCGTTTCTTGCAGACACTTTATAACCTAGGACCGTCTCCCGAACCTAACCTTACCGTATTGTGGTCACCTGCTTTGCCTGAAGGTTTCAAAGCATTCTGCGCACAAGTTTCTATTGACACTTCCTCTATACAATATGAGAACGATGACTTAATGCGTTCTGTACGCCACTCTGACGACTACGGAATTGCTTGTTGCGTCTCTTTCCAAGATATAGGTCGCCAAATCCAGTTCTTCGGTGCACGTGCTAATTTAGCTAAAGCTTTATTGCTTGCTATCAATGGTGGACGTTGCGAGAACACCGGTACAGTGATGGTAAAAGGTATCCCTGTATTAACAAATGATACGTTGAACTACGACGAAGTAATGGCTAACTATAAAGTGGTATTAAAAGAAGTTGCTCGTGTATATAACGACGCGATGAATATCATTCATTACATGCACGATAAGTACTACTACGAAAAAGCTCAAATGGCATTAGTTGATACCAATCCACGTATTAACTTAGCTTACGGAGCAGCCGGACTTTCTATCGCAGCCGATTCTTTGTCTGCTATCAAGTTCGCCAAAGTAACAGCACATCGTAATGACATCGGCTTAACAACCTCATTCGATATTGATGGGGAATTCCCTTGCTACGGTAATGATGATGACCGCGTAGACGAATTGGCAGTAGGGTTAACTCACCTATTCAGTGAAGAACTAAACAAGTTGCCTATCTACAAGAATGCTCGTCCTACTCTGTCTATCCTAACTATTACGTCTAATGTAATGTATGGTACTAAGACAGGAGCTACACCTGATGGCCGCCTTAAAGGGGTACCATTTGCACCGGGTGCTAACCCTATGCACGGACGTGATTCCAAAGGCGCTATTGCTTCATTAACTTCTGTTGCAAAAATCAAATACGAAGATGCACAAGATGGTGTAAGTAATACATTCTCTATTGTACCTAAATCATTAGGAGCAACAACAGAAGACCGCGTAGACAATCTTGTAGGAATGATGGACGGTTACTTCAGCAAAGGTGCACACCACTTGAACGTCAATGCGCTGAACCGTGAAATGCTTGAAGACGCAATGGAACATCCTGAAAATTATCCTCAATTGACTATCCGCGTTTCAGGTTATGCAGTGCACTTTGTAAGCTTAAGCCGCGAACACCAATTAGAGGTGATCTCTCGCAGCTTCCACAACAGAATGTAA
- a CDS encoding NAD(P)H-dependent oxidoreductase — MSTIIENLKWRYATKKYDASKKVSKEDLQILKDAITLTPTSYGLQPFKVFIIENPEIRKQLQAVSWGQTPVVDASHLFVFASYNHIDADYIDAYLKNIQSIRGVKPEETEPFKAVITQGVSSLGNNASQWTSKQCYIALGNLLTAAAELHIDATPMEGFNNEQYNQILGLTEKGLGAAVIAAVGYRHEADYHQSLAKVRKAEKDLFETI, encoded by the coding sequence ATGTCTACAATCATTGAAAACCTAAAATGGCGCTACGCCACTAAGAAGTATGATGCTTCGAAGAAAGTCAGCAAAGAAGATTTACAGATATTGAAAGATGCCATAACCCTAACCCCTACTTCTTACGGGTTACAACCTTTTAAAGTATTCATCATAGAAAATCCGGAAATACGCAAGCAGTTACAGGCTGTCAGCTGGGGACAAACACCGGTAGTGGATGCATCGCATCTTTTTGTATTTGCCAGTTACAATCATATTGACGCTGATTATATAGATGCTTATTTAAAAAACATTCAGTCCATCCGTGGAGTAAAGCCTGAAGAGACTGAACCATTCAAGGCAGTGATAACTCAGGGAGTGAGTTCTCTTGGTAACAACGCCTCTCAATGGACTTCAAAACAGTGCTACATCGCTTTGGGAAATTTGCTCACTGCTGCTGCTGAATTGCACATAGATGCCACTCCAATGGAAGGTTTTAATAATGAGCAATATAATCAGATATTAGGACTAACAGAAAAAGGGTTGGGAGCAGCTGTAATAGCGGCTGTAGGTTATCGCCATGAAGCAGATTACCACCAGAGCTTAGCTAAAGTAAGAAAAGCTGAAAAAGATCTGTTTGAAACGATTTAA